CCAGTCACCGTCGAAGGTGAGGCCGTATCCCTGCCACAGCTCGTTCCAGGCACGCTCCACCAGCAGGGGATAGCGGGCGTTGTGGAGCATGCCGAGGGAGTCGAGGTCGTCGAAGTGGACGGCGACGGGCATCAGCCGCCCGTAGGAGCCGTCCGGATCGGCGGCAGGTATGGGTGCTGCGACTTCGGCTTCGGCTGCGACTTCGGTGGTCACGGGCGGGGCTCCTGGGCGTACGGGATGGGTGGCGGACGCAGTTATCCGCGCCTCCTCATCCTAAGCGGACGCTCAGATGGCTCTCGGCAGTCCCTGCCTGGCGCCTTCCCTCGCAGCTCAGCGCGCCAGATCGTAGGCGTACGACGCGGTGAACGTGCCGGGGGTGCCCATGCAGCCGTCCGACTCCCCCGGCAGCTTGACCCACAGATAGGCGTCGATCCGCGCCTCGCCGGTGTTCGTTGTCGGCGCCCGGCCGAGTTTCCGGCCGGCCGGGTCGCACCACTCGCCGTCGGCCGGGGCGCCGTTGCCGTTGCGGCTGGTGTCGATCACGGCGCCGAGACCGGCGGGACCGCCGAGGGCGTCGAGGACCCGTCGGTCGTAGGCGATCTCGTCGTCCGTGCGGTGGAAGTTGGAGACGTTACTGAAGACACCGTCGGAGGAGGCGGCCGAGGCCGCGCCCGCCTGGCGGAGCAGGGCCGCCTGCTTGGCCGGGGAGTTCCAGCCGGAGTGACCGGCGTCGTAGTAGACGCGGGCGTCGGGGTCGGCGGCCTTGAGGACCCGGCCGGCGCGGGCCAGCGAGGCGAAGCGGGCGGCGCGCCGCTCCGGGGAGAGACAGTCGGTCTGGGCGACCGCGTCGGGCTCCAGGATCACGATGACCTCGTCGGAGCCGAGGCCCGCCGCGAACGCGTCGATCCAGCCGTCGTACGCGCCGAGGTCGGGTGCGCCGCCCTGCGAGGCGCCGCCGCAGTCACGGTCCGGGACGGCGTACGGCACGAGTACCGGGACCCGGCCGGCGCCCGCCGCGCCCGCCGTGACCGCGCGGACCCGGGCAGTGATCGTCGAGGGCGAGAAGTCGGCGAACCAGACCGCCGCCGGACGGTCGGCGATCTCCGCCTCGATGACGGAGCGGCGCGGATCGTCGCGGTGGGCGCCGACCCAGTCGAGGACCTGGGAGTCGGGGTAGCGGTAGAGGCGGGCGGACACCGGGCCGGGCGCCGGTTTCGCCGCCGGCTCGGGCCGCGTCGTCGTCGAGGAGGGGGGCGAGGGCGTACGGCTCGCTCTCCTCGGCTGCGTCGTACGGGCGGACGGGGAGGGCGACTTCGAGGCGCCCGGCGTGGGCGGGGCCGACGACACGGCCGGCAGCGGGGCGAGCGGGGGCGAGCTGGTCACCTCGGGCCTGGCCTCGTCGGCGGCGCCACCGCGGGTGTCGAGCGCGGAGAGCAGCCCGGCCGCGGTTCCCACGGCGACCACGAGCGAGGCGGCGGCGACCATGACGGAACGCCGGGCGGCGCGTCTGCGTTCGGCCCGGCGCGCGGCCAGGCGCTGGGCGCGCGAGCCTGACACGTACAGCTCCCCCTCCTCCGCCGCGGCGGGCGCGTTCCCCCGTTCTGGGGAAGCGTCCGGCCCGGTGGCACGCTCGCCAGCCTAGGACTGGGACCCTGCCCTCATGGTGCAATTGGAACAGTTCACCACTTCTGTCGACCACGTCCTCTTGCGTATGCGCGCGCTGGAGGCACAGTTGCCGCCGCGCGACGGGCTGGCGGTCTTCAACCGCGTCTACCTCGCCGTCACGGAGGCCTTCGACCGGCGTCTGGACGCCGGCGCGTTCCCCGACGCCGAGGCCGCGATCACCCTGGACGTGCGGTTCGCCGAGCGGTATCTGCGGGTGGCCGAGGACGACCACGCGCCCGCCTGCTGGCGCCCGTTGCTCCAGTTCCGCCACCATCCCGGCGTACGGCCGGTGCAGTTCGCGCTCGCGGGCATCAATGCGCACATCGGGCACGATCTGGCGCTCGCCGTCGTGGACGCCTGTCGTACGCTCGACTGCGAACCGGCCGACCTGGAGGACGAGTTCGAGCGCGTGGGCGATCTACTCGTATCGCTGGAGGAGCGCCTGCGCGAAGAGTTGATGCCGGGTCCCGACCTGCTCCAGGTCGCCGATCCGCTCACCCATTTGCTCGGCGCCTGGAGCATGGAGCGGGCCCGGGCCGCGACCTGGTCGGCGGCCCGCGCGCTGTGGGCGCTGCGCCGGCTGCCCGATGTCGCCGAGGAGTTCACCGACCGCCTCGACGCGGCGGTCGGCTTCGCGAGCCGCATGCTCCTCACACCGCTGCCGGACTGATCCGGCCACTCCCGGCCAGGCTCTCCGACATCACTGGGTGAACGTTGTACGTTCGACGGCCAGAGCATCTCTTGCGAACGTGCGAAGGAGAACGCGCATGACCGTCCGCCTGGGTCTGGGCCTTCCGCAGTCACACCAGTACGACATCGGACGGGACGTGCCGGATGTGGCACGCGCGGCCGAACAGATCGGCTACGAGAGCCTGTGGGTGTTCGAACGCGCCCTGTTCCCGGAGCCCTCGACCCAGGGCCTGTACGGCATGGAGGGCGTCCCCTGGCCCGACTCGTACCGCGGTCTCGCGGAACCGCTGGTGACCCTGACACTGGCGGCCGCGGCCACCGAGCGCGCCCGCCTGGGCACCAGCGTGCTGGTCGCCCCGCTGCACGGTCCCTTCCAACTGGCCCGCGCGCTCGGCACGTTGGACGCCGCGAGCGGCGGCCGGGTGGTGGCGGGGCTCGGCACCGGCTGGTCCCTCGACGAGTACGCCGCCGCCGGGGTGGCCCCGTTCGCCGACCGCGGCCGGGTCCTGGACGAGATCCTCGACGTGTGCCGGGCGGTCTGGGGCCCGGACCCGGTCCACTACGACGGCGACCTGACGAAGATCGCGTCGGCCGTGGTCGGGCCCAAGCCGGCCCGGCCGATCCCGATCTTCCTGCCCGCGCTCAGCAAGAAGTCCCTGACCCGCCTGGTCGAACGCGGCGACGGCTGGAACCCGATCGCCATGGGCGCCGAGCAACTCGCCACGCAGTGGCAGCAGGTGAAGGACTTCGCCGCCGAGAAGGGCCGCACGAGGCCGATCGAGACGGCGGTGCGGGTGAACCCCTCTTACACGGCGAAGGCGTACGACGGCGCGGACCGCCAGCCCTTCCAGGGCAGCATCGACCAGATCGTGACGGATCTCGCCGCCCACGCCGAGACCGGCCTCGAGGAGTTCTTCTTCGACTTCGGCGGCGCCCCGCGGGACGCCGGCGAACTCAAGGACCTGGCAGCCGAGTTGTACGAGGCGGCTCGGGCGGCCGGGATCTGAACGGCCCCCACCGCCCTCCTAGTCCTCGGGGAGCTCGACGGGCGCGATCTCGTCGTACACGTCGCCGGGGCCCGGGTTGGTCGGGTCGGTGGTCCCACCGAAGTGGTGCATGACGCCCCAGACCGCGTTGAGCGCGGTCTGGACGGCGCCCTCGGCCCAGCCCGCCGTCCAGGAGATGTCGTCACCGGCGAGGAAGACGCCTCGCTTGTCGGCGGGCAGCCGGTCCTGCATGAAGTGCGTGAACAGGCGGCGCTGGTAACGGTAGTGGCCGGGCAGGTTGGCCTTGAACGCGCCCATGAAGTAGGGCTCGTTCTCCCAGGACACGGTGACCGGACTACCGATGACGTGCTTCCTGATGTCGACCTTCGGGTAGATCTCGCCGAGCGACTTCAGCATGACCTCCATCCGCTCGTTCGCCGACAACGGCAGCCACTTGAGGCTGTCGTCGCACCAGGTGTACGAGAGACAGATGACCGCGGGCTTGTCCGGGCCGTCGTCGAGGAGGTAGGTCCCACGCGTCATCCGGTCGGTGAGGGTCATCGACATGACGTCCCGGCCGGTCGGAACTCCCCTGTCGTCGACGGCCTTGTCGAGCCAGAAGGGCCGGTCGACGGGCACGAAGAGCTTGCTGGACTCCATGTAGTGGGTGCGCTCGATGGCGGTCCAGTGGTCGATCGGGAAGAGCGAGTCGTCGCAGGCGATCTTGGAGAGGAGCATCCAGGACTGGGCGGTGAAGACGGCCGCCGGGTACGTACGGATGTCGCCGTCCGCGTCGGTGACGGTGATCCGGTTGCCGGCCGTGCGGTGCAGGCGGGTCACGGCCGGGCGCGGTACGCCGTTCACGTGCAGGGACGCGAGGGAGGTCCCGTACGGCCAGTGGACGATCTTCCCGGGCTCGCGTTCCCAGAGCCGCAGCGGCAGTTGCTGACTGCCGCCCACGATGCCCCGGTGGTGGTCGTCGGCCTCGGTGTAGACGACCCGCAGGATCTCCAGGATCGAGTTGGGGAAGTCGGTGTCCCAGCCGCCCGTCCCGAAGCCGACCTGGCCGAAAATTTCGCGGTGCCGGAACGACTTGAAGGCCTCGGAGTCGCAGAGGAACCCGTAGAAGGTCTGGTTGTCGAGCTTCTCGACGAGCCGGGACCAGATCTCGCGGATGCGCGGCACGTCACGCTCGCGCAGGGCCCGGTTCATGTCGGAGAAGTCGGCGCCCTCTTCGAGGCACGTGTTCCAGGCCTCGGCGACATCACGGTAGACCTGCGGGAGTTCGTCGACCGTCTCCGCGTAGTGCGACTCGCCCTTGAGGTCGACGACGGTCGAAGGGGTGCACTCCGCGAGGGGGTTGGGGAACGGCCGGGTCTCCAAATCCACCAGGTCGATGTAGTGCTGGAGGGCGGTGGAGGAGGGCGGGAAGCGCATCGCGCCCATCTCGGCGGTGAGGGAGGGGTCGCAGCCGTCGAACCCGACGGTCCGCAGCCGCCCCCCGATCCGATCGGCCTCGTACACGACCGGCTTGAGGCCCATCTTCATCAACTCGTACGCGGCGATGATCCCCGACAGGCCGCCGCCGATGACGGCGACCTCGGTGCCGTGCTCGGTCGCGGGAATCTGCCCGAGACCGGCCGGGTGAGCGAGGAAGTCGTCGTAGGCGTAGGGGAAGTCCGGCCCGAACATGGTGATCGGCGGCTGCTGCGCGTCGGCGTGCTGGACGGCGGTGGGCACCGTGGACGTCATGGGGTACGGACTCCTTGCGGGCGGAACAGGTGTGCGGAAGGGGAGTTGAGGGAGGAGAGGCTCAGACGAGGGAGCCGTACAGGCCGGGACGCCGGTCCTGGAGGTACGGGTTCGCCTCACGCGAGGCGGCCAGGAGAACGGGGTCGACATCGGCGAGGACGAGTTCCTCACCGCGGCCGGCCCGGGTACGGGCGACTCCGTCGGGACCGGCGAGCGTGGAGAGGCCGACGAAGTCGAACTCCCCTTCCTGGCCTACCCGGTTGACGTAGGCGACGTACAACTGGTTCTCGAAGGCCCGCACCGGTACGACGGACTCGGCGACGAACTGGAAGGGGTGCATCTGCGCGGTCGGCACCAGGAGGAGGTCGGTGCCGGTGAGGGCGTGGGCGCGGACGTTCTCCGGGAACTCGACGTCGTAACAGATCATCAGGCCGACCCGGAGACCGGCCAGTTCGGCCTGTACGACGGGCTGCTCGCCCGGTGTGAAGTGGTCGCGTTCGAAGCGGCCGAAGAGGTGGGTCTTGCGGTAGTTGGCGAGACGGTCACCGGCGGCGGAGATGAGCTGCGCGGAGTTGAAGACCTGGTCGCCGGCTCGCTCGGGGTAGCCGTAGGCGATGGCGAGGCCGTGCCGGGTGGCGATCTCGGCGACCGCGTCGGCGGAGTCCCCGTCGGCTGGCTCGGCGAGGTGGGCGATGGCGTCGCCGATCGCGTACCCGGTGAGGAACATCTCCGGCGCGGCCAGCAGCCCCGCGCCCGCGGCGGCTGCCCGGCCCGCGGCGTCGTCGAGCACCTTGAGGTTCCCGGCGAGGGAGCCGGGGCGGCCGGAGCTCTGGAGCAGGGCGGTGCGCATGCGGGGTCCTTGCAGGGGCTCAACGGGTTGGGGGCCAGATAGACGGTACGGGGGGTGGGCTCGGCGGTACAAGGAGCAGCCGTTGCGCGCTGACAGGCGAATCGTTGCGTGAAGCGGGGGCGAGGCGACGATTCGTTGTTTCGCCCCCGCCGCCCCATCCCGCCCCATCCCGTTCCTGGGGGCTGCGCCCCCAGACCCCCGCTTCGGCCCTGAAGGGGCCTCGTCCTCAAACGCCGGACGGGCTGAGAGTCAGGCCGAACCTCGTCAGGACCGCCGCATGGTCCGAGGGCCAGTCATTGCCGGCCACCTCGGGCCACACCCGCACCACGCCCCTCACCACCACCCGGGAATCCAGCACCCGCAGACCCCGTCCGTTGTGCAGCACGAAGTCGATCCGGTCCTGCGGCTCGGGCCGCCCGCTCCCGTCCTCGTGCTCGACGTGGATCGGCGACCAGGTGTGACCGGGATCCCGGACCGCGTCCGGGTGTGCCTCCCGGTACGAGTCCCGCAGCCCCGCCTCCTCCGCCGCCTTCGTCACCGGCCACTGGACCCCCGGCCAGTCCAGATGCGAGGGCGTGTTGAAGTCGCCGACGAGCACGACGGGCGTGGAGTCGTCGGCGGCGGAGTCACTGATCCGGCGCAGGATCTCCCGCATCCGCTCCAGCCGCGCGCTTTCCCGGGCGACCAGCTCGGCCGCCTCAAGCCCGTCGAAGTGGGAGTCGTAGGGCCCGTACGGCGCGCAGTCGAGGTGGGCGCTCCAGACGTCGACCTCCAGCCCTCCGTCCAGCCGGATCCGTACCCCGGTCGCCCCGTAGAAGCCGACGTCCGGGTCACCGAGGCGGGCGGTGATCGGGTACCGGCTGATGACGCCGAGGTTCGGGCCCGCCCGGTGGTGGTGCCAGCCGAGGGCGTCGGCCAGTTCCTGGGCGGAGGTGCCGTGCGTCTCCTGGAGGCCTACGACGTCGGCGCCCGTCTCGGCGATCACCTTGAGCTGCTTCTCGCGGTGGTCGACGACCTGCGTGCCGCCGAGCCAGAGGTTCCAGCTCATCACCCGGAGTTCAGGGGTGACCATGGCGTCGAGCAGCGCCACAGTGACCCCGGCCAGGCTGGTCAGTACCGTCCGGCCGGGCGCCGTCTCGATCGGCGCGAGTGAGGGAACGGCGAGCACCGCGCAGCCCGCCGCCTCGGCCGAGGTGACGCCGGTCTGGGTGTCCTCGACGGCCACGCAGGCGGCCGGGTCGACGCCCAGGGCGCGGCAGGCGGCGAGGTAGGGGTCGGGCGCGGGCTTGGTGTGTTCGGTGTCGTCGGCGGTGACGGAGACCGCGAAGCGGGCCGCGCCGAGTGCTTCGAGCACGGAGTCGGCGACGGCCCGGGGGGAGGCGGTCACCAGGGCGGTGGGTATGCCGGCCCCGGCGAGCGCGTCGAGCAGGTCGAGGGCGCCGGGGCGGGGCACGATGCCGGTGCGCACGCGGGCCGCGAACTCCCGGTGCAGTTCGGTGGCGAGGCGGCCGGTCTCCGCTCCCGTCGCGGCGGCCAGCCAGTCGGCGGTGTGCTCGACGGGCCGGCCGAGCACATCGGGCTGGTCCGCCTCGGTCAGCGGTCTCCCGGCGATCTGTTCCACCGCCTCCCACCACAGCCGCTCGGTGTCGACGAGCGTGCCGTCCATGTCGAACAGGACTGCCTGGAGCGGGAGTTGGGGCACGCCAGGAGTGTCGGAGGTTAGGGGGGTGTGGGGGGTCACGATTCTCTCTCTCGTAAACTCTCATTCATCACGGGCGGTTCGCGCGCTCGGCCACCAGCACCGGCCGCTCCGGCAGCGACACCTGTACGGCGGCTCCGGCGCCCAGCGTGGCGGCCTCGTGCGCGGGCACGTCGGCCTTCACCTCGGTGCCGTCCCCGAGCCGTATGGTGATCCGGGTGACCGCGCCGAGGAACGCCGTGGCGACGACGCGTGCGTCGCCCGCCGGGTCGGCGCCGACCCGGACCGCCTCGGGCCGGACCAGTACGTCGACCTCGACGGTGTCCGGCGCCTCGCCGTCGACGGGGAGCCGC
This genomic interval from Streptomyces sp. B21-083 contains the following:
- a CDS encoding glycoside hydrolase family 6 protein — its product is MVAAASLVVAVGTAAGLLSALDTRGGAADEARPEVTSSPPLAPLPAVSSAPPTPGASKSPSPSARTTQPRRASRTPSPPSSTTTRPEPAAKPAPGPVSARLYRYPDSQVLDWVGAHRDDPRRSVIEAEIADRPAAVWFADFSPSTITARVRAVTAGAAGAGRVPVLVPYAVPDRDCGGASQGGAPDLGAYDGWIDAFAAGLGSDEVIVILEPDAVAQTDCLSPERRAARFASLARAGRVLKAADPDARVYYDAGHSGWNSPAKQAALLRQAGAASAASSDGVFSNVSNFHRTDDEIAYDRRVLDALGGPAGLGAVIDTSRNGNGAPADGEWCDPAGRKLGRAPTTNTGEARIDAYLWVKLPGESDGCMGTPGTFTASYAYDLAR
- a CDS encoding DUF5995 family protein — encoded protein: MVQLEQFTTSVDHVLLRMRALEAQLPPRDGLAVFNRVYLAVTEAFDRRLDAGAFPDAEAAITLDVRFAERYLRVAEDDHAPACWRPLLQFRHHPGVRPVQFALAGINAHIGHDLALAVVDACRTLDCEPADLEDEFERVGDLLVSLEERLREELMPGPDLLQVADPLTHLLGAWSMERARAATWSAARALWALRRLPDVAEEFTDRLDAAVGFASRMLLTPLPD
- a CDS encoding LLM class F420-dependent oxidoreductase, with the protein product MTVRLGLGLPQSHQYDIGRDVPDVARAAEQIGYESLWVFERALFPEPSTQGLYGMEGVPWPDSYRGLAEPLVTLTLAAAATERARLGTSVLVAPLHGPFQLARALGTLDAASGGRVVAGLGTGWSLDEYAAAGVAPFADRGRVLDEILDVCRAVWGPDPVHYDGDLTKIASAVVGPKPARPIPIFLPALSKKSLTRLVERGDGWNPIAMGAEQLATQWQQVKDFAAEKGRTRPIETAVRVNPSYTAKAYDGADRQPFQGSIDQIVTDLAAHAETGLEEFFFDFGGAPRDAGELKDLAAELYEAARAAGI
- a CDS encoding flavin monoamine oxidase family protein, which encodes MTSTVPTAVQHADAQQPPITMFGPDFPYAYDDFLAHPAGLGQIPATEHGTEVAVIGGGLSGIIAAYELMKMGLKPVVYEADRIGGRLRTVGFDGCDPSLTAEMGAMRFPPSSTALQHYIDLVDLETRPFPNPLAECTPSTVVDLKGESHYAETVDELPQVYRDVAEAWNTCLEEGADFSDMNRALRERDVPRIREIWSRLVEKLDNQTFYGFLCDSEAFKSFRHREIFGQVGFGTGGWDTDFPNSILEILRVVYTEADDHHRGIVGGSQQLPLRLWEREPGKIVHWPYGTSLASLHVNGVPRPAVTRLHRTAGNRITVTDADGDIRTYPAAVFTAQSWMLLSKIACDDSLFPIDHWTAIERTHYMESSKLFVPVDRPFWLDKAVDDRGVPTGRDVMSMTLTDRMTRGTYLLDDGPDKPAVICLSYTWCDDSLKWLPLSANERMEVMLKSLGEIYPKVDIRKHVIGSPVTVSWENEPYFMGAFKANLPGHYRYQRRLFTHFMQDRLPADKRGVFLAGDDISWTAGWAEGAVQTALNAVWGVMHHFGGTTDPTNPGPGDVYDEIAPVELPED
- a CDS encoding carbon-nitrogen hydrolase family protein, with product MRTALLQSSGRPGSLAGNLKVLDDAAGRAAAAGAGLLAAPEMFLTGYAIGDAIAHLAEPADGDSADAVAEIATRHGLAIAYGYPERAGDQVFNSAQLISAAGDRLANYRKTHLFGRFERDHFTPGEQPVVQAELAGLRVGLMICYDVEFPENVRAHALTGTDLLLVPTAQMHPFQFVAESVVPVRAFENQLYVAYVNRVGQEGEFDFVGLSTLAGPDGVARTRAGRGEELVLADVDPVLLAASREANPYLQDRRPGLYGSLV
- a CDS encoding HAD-IA family hydrolase, producing the protein MPQLPLQAVLFDMDGTLVDTERLWWEAVEQIAGRPLTEADQPDVLGRPVEHTADWLAAATGAETGRLATELHREFAARVRTGIVPRPGALDLLDALAGAGIPTALVTASPRAVADSVLEALGAARFAVSVTADDTEHTKPAPDPYLAACRALGVDPAACVAVEDTQTGVTSAEAAGCAVLAVPSLAPIETAPGRTVLTSLAGVTVALLDAMVTPELRVMSWNLWLGGTQVVDHREKQLKVIAETGADVVGLQETHGTSAQELADALGWHHHRAGPNLGVISRYPITARLGDPDVGFYGATGVRIRLDGGLEVDVWSAHLDCAPYGPYDSHFDGLEAAELVARESARLERMREILRRISDSAADDSTPVVLVGDFNTPSHLDWPGVQWPVTKAAEEAGLRDSYREAHPDAVRDPGHTWSPIHVEHEDGSGRPEPQDRIDFVLHNGRGLRVLDSRVVVRGVVRVWPEVAGNDWPSDHAAVLTRFGLTLSPSGV